A single region of the Anaerolineales bacterium genome encodes:
- a CDS encoding Gldg family protein has product MANELPARRGFMLNRLSFARLASGVGAAALILSGAILITGGGITPLTVLSAVLGVGGLLLYILLAPDDFRLLIQGRRAVYGSNSLLISVLFTGVMILLVWVARLSAVAVDLTSLRYYSLKSDVRPIMANLNRPIQITAFHSRQLLGQKSVDTPILQMFSDAAPDKVKIVLIDPDEQPLTARNFGLNAAYGLFVSYLNTDGTADTRPAGTVQVRGDYANEKWIAEAILQLQAKGNYKVVFSTGGNEVSLQTDATGIRDGLASVGIAVGTVDLLNEDIPADTTALVILAPWIDYPQPVVTKIAVYLAGGGKLLLMAEPSFDSRITFIQRPDSPLAVYLWETWGVRPQRDIVFDPLSYDVSRYYVRAARYFEGHPIVVKDETGAVSRPLFVITQSWEVGSADNVTATILYQTTDQAFGKLNLQEVAADPDRAERTTGDLGGPLTLAAAFENDLNGARLIVVGDADWIRNDQIVAFDGQYLWTDMIDWLTRFLERITVNPVAIPLPLNVSTAELNIAALITIILVPGVILLTGSVVWWRRTRR; this is encoded by the coding sequence ATGGCTAACGAATTGCCGGCGCGGCGCGGGTTTATGCTCAACCGCCTGAGTTTCGCCCGCCTTGCCAGTGGGGTTGGGGCGGCGGCGCTCATCCTCAGCGGCGCCATCCTGATCACCGGAGGCGGAATCACGCCGCTCACCGTGCTGAGCGCTGTGCTAGGGGTAGGTGGGCTGCTGCTTTACATCCTGCTTGCCCCCGATGATTTTCGCCTGCTGATACAAGGGCGGCGGGCGGTCTATGGCTCAAACAGCCTCTTAATTAGTGTGTTGTTCACGGGGGTGATGATCCTCCTTGTGTGGGTGGCACGCCTTTCGGCTGTGGCGGTGGATTTGACCAGTCTGCGCTATTACAGCCTAAAATCGGATGTACGCCCGATCATGGCAAATCTGAATCGCCCCATCCAGATCACCGCCTTCCACAGCCGCCAATTGTTGGGGCAAAAATCCGTAGACACGCCGATCCTTCAAATGTTTTCGGATGCCGCCCCCGACAAAGTGAAGATTGTCCTGATCGACCCCGACGAGCAGCCGCTGACCGCCCGAAATTTTGGCTTGAACGCTGCCTATGGGCTGTTTGTGTCCTACCTGAATACGGACGGCACAGCCGATACACGCCCCGCTGGAACAGTTCAGGTGCGGGGGGATTACGCCAACGAGAAATGGATTGCCGAGGCAATTTTGCAGCTTCAGGCGAAGGGCAATTACAAGGTTGTCTTTAGCACGGGCGGCAATGAGGTCAGCCTGCAAACGGACGCGACGGGCATCCGCGATGGGCTGGCAAGCGTGGGGATTGCCGTTGGGACGGTGGACTTGCTGAACGAGGACATTCCCGCCGACACCACCGCCCTTGTGATCCTTGCCCCCTGGATTGATTACCCGCAGCCAGTGGTGACGAAGATCGCCGTTTATCTGGCGGGCGGGGGCAAACTGCTGCTCATGGCAGAGCCAAGTTTCGACAGCCGGATCACCTTTATACAGCGCCCAGATAGCCCGCTTGCCGTTTACCTTTGGGAGACGTGGGGCGTGCGCCCACAGCGGGACATTGTTTTTGATCCGCTCAGTTACGATGTCTCTCGTTATTACGTGCGGGCGGCGAGGTATTTTGAGGGGCATCCGATTGTTGTCAAAGATGAAACGGGCGCGGTGAGCCGCCCCTTGTTTGTGATTACCCAATCGTGGGAGGTGGGCAGCGCGGACAATGTGACGGCGACCATCCTCTACCAAACGACAGATCAGGCGTTTGGGAAATTGAACTTGCAAGAGGTTGCCGCCGACCCTGACCGCGCCGAACGAACGACGGGCGATCTAGGGGGACCGCTAACGCTTGCCGCTGCCTTCGAGAACGACCTGAACGGGGCGCGGCTGATTGTCGTTGGCGATGCCGATTGGATTCGGAACGATCAGATCGTCGCCTTTGATGGGCAGTATCTCTGGACGGATATGATCGATTGGCTGACGCGCTTTTTGGAACGGATCACGGTGAATCCAGTGGCGATTCCCTTGCCGCTGAACGTTTCCACCGCCGAACTGAATATCGCCGCGCTCATCACGATTATCCTTGTGCCGGGCGTCATCTTGCTGACAGGCTCTGTTGTTTGGTGGCGGCGGACACGGCGCTAA
- a CDS encoding ABC transporter permease, with product MRHIWLIFKRELAAYFTSPIAYFVAFAILILCGVAFNNDLAGRNGRQATDGAIIILYLARWSIFFIPLITMRLFAEENREKTMELLMTLPIKDNAIVFGKFLGAWAYYTGVLALTLIYQAVLVWLSPPDMGNVFSAYLGVWLFGGAAIAIGMFCSALNENQIVAAFLGVAVLLLLWQADSVGEVVNNSAFAEAIRALSFQTNFIYSFGLGLVRLDHTVFFLAVMGVMIFLTIQLVESRRWR from the coding sequence ATGCGTCACATTTGGCTGATTTTCAAACGCGAACTTGCCGCCTATTTCACCTCACCCATTGCTTATTTCGTCGCTTTTGCCATCCTCATCTTGTGCGGGGTCGCTTTTAACAACGACCTTGCCGGACGCAACGGACGGCAAGCAACGGATGGGGCGATCATCATCCTTTACCTCGCCCGTTGGAGCATCTTCTTCATCCCTCTGATTACAATGCGCTTGTTTGCCGAAGAAAACCGCGAAAAGACGATGGAACTGCTTATGACGCTGCCAATCAAAGATAATGCGATTGTCTTTGGGAAGTTTCTTGGCGCGTGGGCGTATTACACGGGCGTCCTCGCGCTGACGCTGATTTACCAAGCCGTCTTGGTGTGGCTGAGTCCGCCGGATATGGGCAATGTGTTCAGCGCCTATCTGGGCGTGTGGCTCTTTGGCGGGGCGGCAATTGCCATTGGGATGTTCTGTTCTGCTCTGAACGAAAACCAGATTGTGGCTGCCTTTTTGGGCGTGGCGGTCTTGCTCCTCCTTTGGCAGGCAGATTCTGTTGGGGAGGTCGTCAACAACAGCGCCTTTGCCGAGGCAATTCGCGCCCTCAGCTTTCAAACGAACTTCATCTATTCCTTTGGGTTGGGGCTGGTGCGGCTTGACCACACTGTATTTTTCCTCGCTGTGATGGGCGTCATGATCTTTCTGACCATCCAACTTGTCGAATCGCGGAGGTGGCGCTGA
- a CDS encoding ABC transporter ATP-binding protein, which translates to MITVENLTKRYGQFAALRGISFHTSAGEILGFLGPNGAGKTTTMRILTGFMPPTEGRAEVAGFDVFEDSLSVRERVGYLPETVPLYPDMTVKGFVRYVADLRGVPQAASRTEDVLKLVGMYDRRDSLIRTISKGMRQRTGIAGALVHDPAVLILDEPTIGLDPRQTLEVREMVRGLGKQRTILFSTHILSEAEQVCDRVIIIDRGQIVAEDSPQKLRDRLQQGGRLLLRLGGDVPFGTIQKTILNVGGVAGVESTPDGLIVAVRGTQDLRGRLAAAVIQAGWDLLELRPLAMSLEEIFLEITARQGKGA; encoded by the coding sequence ATGATTACCGTTGAGAACCTGACCAAACGTTACGGACAGTTCGCCGCGCTGAGGGGAATTAGCTTTCATACCTCGGCGGGGGAAATTTTGGGCTTCTTGGGACCCAACGGGGCAGGAAAAACAACGACGATGCGCATCCTCACCGGCTTTATGCCCCCCACCGAGGGGCGGGCAGAGGTGGCGGGCTTCGATGTGTTTGAGGATTCGCTGAGCGTGCGAGAGCGCGTGGGCTACCTTCCTGAAACCGTCCCCCTTTACCCCGATATGACGGTGAAGGGCTTCGTCCGCTATGTGGCGGACTTGCGCGGCGTGCCACAGGCAGCAAGCCGCACCGAGGATGTTTTGAAATTGGTGGGGATGTATGACCGCCGTGACAGCTTGATCCGCACCATCTCCAAAGGGATGCGCCAGCGGACAGGGATCGCCGGGGCGCTTGTTCACGACCCCGCCGTGCTGATTTTAGACGAACCGACCATCGGGCTTGACCCTCGGCAAACGCTGGAAGTGCGGGAGATGGTGCGCGGTTTGGGCAAGCAGCGGACGATCCTCTTTAGCACGCACATCCTCTCTGAGGCGGAACAGGTCTGTGATCGGGTGATCATCATTGATCGCGGGCAGATTGTCGCGGAGGACTCCCCGCAAAAACTGCGGGATCGTCTCCAACAGGGCGGGCGACTGCTGCTCCGTCTGGGGGGGGATGTTCCTTTCGGGACGATCCAAAAAACGATCCTCAACGTGGGCGGGGTGGCGGGCGTTGAGTCCACACCCGATGGGCTGATCGTTGCGGTACGCGGGACACAAGACCTTCGGGGGCGGCTGGCGGCGGCGGTAATACAAGCCGGATGGGATTTACTAGAACTGCGTCCGCTGGCGATGTCCCTAGAAGAAATATTCTTGGAGATCACCGCACGGCAAGGGAAGGGGGCGTAA
- a CDS encoding SGNH/GDSL hydrolase family protein, with the protein MTIMGCGVVRMILVGGVFTIAVLGCNLSALPSTPTATPYSVVVILPNDTPVPTPTPSITPTPSPTFTATPTATDTPPPTATFTPTETPTITPTPSMTFTPSITPTPSITPTPAPIDSKVCETCKVRLRTAPGTAGTILGWLEETITFTATGRTEDTLWLEITVTNHPKFKQGWVYRDLTALRETDVTMLPVKGETKDAPTPPPALQVAAASISGVTAHSHQIFQRGQALGNRPFIVSRVGDSISASPYFLTTLGSANVDLGMYQNELTDVWNFFKGSFTRPFFAAGNGWGADRLLQPGYSNPGTCGSDSPIVCEYKQAKPAIALIMIGTNDSGGVDPAVYEANLRQIVQISIDMGVIPVLSTIPPKQNTAWNAARANEWNGIIRLVAQQYDVPLMDYWAALQGLPGQGISEDGIHPSFPPGGNTARFTLDGLNYGYTMRNLIALQALNALWRNVMY; encoded by the coding sequence TTGACCATTATGGGGTGTGGCGTTGTTCGGATGATCCTCGTTGGAGGGGTATTCACCATAGCCGTTCTCGGATGTAATCTTTCGGCGCTTCCTTCAACGCCCACCGCCACCCCGTACAGTGTGGTGGTCATCCTTCCCAACGACACACCCGTCCCCACGCCGACGCCAAGCATCACCCCGACGCCTTCGCCAACCTTCACGGCAACGCCCACCGCAACGGATACGCCCCCGCCAACGGCAACCTTCACGCCCACCGAAACGCCAACGATCACGCCCACCCCATCCATGACCTTTACGCCGTCGATCACGCCGACGCCCAGCATTACCCCAACGCCCGCCCCCATTGACTCCAAGGTTTGCGAGACCTGCAAAGTCCGCTTACGCACTGCCCCCGGCACGGCGGGGACGATCCTCGGCTGGTTAGAGGAAACGATCACCTTCACGGCAACAGGGCGCACCGAAGATACGCTGTGGTTGGAGATCACCGTGACAAACCATCCCAAATTTAAACAAGGGTGGGTTTACCGCGACCTAACTGCCCTACGCGAAACGGATGTGACGATGCTCCCCGTGAAGGGCGAGACGAAAGACGCCCCCACACCGCCCCCCGCGTTGCAAGTGGCGGCGGCATCGATCAGCGGCGTCACCGCCCACAGCCATCAGATTTTCCAGCGTGGGCAGGCGCTTGGCAACCGCCCTTTCATCGTCTCCCGCGTGGGGGATAGCATCAGCGCCTCGCCTTACTTCCTGACGACGCTAGGCAGCGCGAATGTCGATTTGGGGATGTACCAAAACGAACTCACTGATGTGTGGAATTTCTTCAAGGGGTCGTTCACCCGCCCTTTCTTTGCCGCTGGAAATGGGTGGGGGGCGGATCGCCTTTTACAGCCGGGTTACAGCAACCCCGGCACCTGTGGCAGTGATTCCCCGATTGTCTGCGAATACAAACAGGCAAAGCCCGCCATCGCCCTGATCATGATCGGGACGAACGACTCCGGCGGCGTTGATCCGGCGGTTTATGAGGCAAATCTACGGCAGATTGTCCAAATTTCCATTGATATGGGGGTGATTCCCGTCCTCAGCACGATCCCCCCGAAACAAAATACGGCGTGGAACGCGGCACGGGCAAATGAATGGAATGGGATCATTCGTCTTGTGGCGCAGCAGTACGATGTTCCGCTGATGGATTATTGGGCGGCGTTGCAGGGCTTGCCGGGGCAGGGCATCAGCGAAGATGGAATTCACCCCTCCTTCCCGCCAGGGGGAAACACCGCCCGTTTCACCCTTGATGGGCTAAACTATGGGTATACCATGCGCAACCTGATTGCCTTGCAAGCGCTCAATGCCCTTTGGCGGAATGTGATGTATTGA
- a CDS encoding response regulator, whose protein sequence is MSKGRILVVEDDADISNMLRIYFSGQGYDVQVAPRGGDALNITRKQSPNLIVLDIMLPDMDGYAVCRELRQTTRTKHIPIIFLTQRDERSDKLIGLEMGADDYITKPFDIEELKYRVRNSIERVDREKSMDPRSNLPSSRLIEEQLRELMRTQNTWYYMDLKINGFDAFQEVYGMLASTEIMRFVALILGEIVDELGTGDDFIGHAGNDNFVIITYSPRSQQLKERVIQRFNDDVKQHYSFIDRERGHIVVENGETRPLMTMGVGIVSNATQRFADIREITELAADARRRPQGDSVEPIETSW, encoded by the coding sequence GTGAGCAAGGGACGAATCTTGGTCGTCGAAGACGACGCCGACATCTCAAATATGCTGCGAATTTATTTCAGCGGTCAAGGTTATGATGTGCAGGTTGCCCCGCGTGGTGGGGATGCGCTGAACATCACTCGTAAGCAGTCTCCCAACCTGATCGTCCTCGATATTATGCTGCCCGATATGGATGGTTACGCCGTCTGCCGCGAACTGCGCCAAACAACACGCACAAAACACATCCCCATCATCTTCCTGACACAGCGCGACGAACGCTCTGATAAACTGATCGGTCTGGAGATGGGCGCGGACGACTACATCACAAAACCCTTTGACATTGAGGAGTTGAAGTACCGCGTTCGCAATTCGATTGAGCGCGTGGATCGGGAAAAGAGCATGGACCCACGCTCCAACCTGCCAAGCAGCCGCCTGATCGAAGAACAACTGCGCGAACTGATGCGCACGCAAAACACCTGGTACTACATGGATTTGAAGATCAACGGCTTTGACGCTTTCCAAGAAGTCTATGGGATGCTCGCCAGCACGGAGATCATGCGTTTTGTGGCGCTCATCTTGGGCGAGATTGTTGATGAACTGGGGACGGGCGATGATTTTATCGGTCATGCCGGTAACGATAACTTTGTCATTATCACCTATTCCCCCCGCAGCCAACAACTGAAAGAGCGCGTTATCCAGCGCTTCAACGATGATGTCAAGCAGCACTATTCGTTCATTGATCGCGAACGCGGGCATATTGTTGTTGAAAACGGCGAGACTCGCCCACTGATGACGATGGGTGTGGGGATCGTCTCCAATGCCACCCAACGCTTTGCCGACATCCGCGAGATCACCGAATTGGCAGCCGATGCGCGGCGGCGTCCTCAGGGCGATTCTGTTGAGCCGATTGAAACCTCGTGGTAA